One Chroicocephalus ridibundus chromosome 10, bChrRid1.1, whole genome shotgun sequence DNA window includes the following coding sequences:
- the LOC134521647 gene encoding heat shock transcription factor, X-linked-like isoform X2, with the protein MSHWCPRSPGTSRPSLADWQDKARLLMAMDSEENFCPTGTEEMKRQESPAEIPSISAPAVLGYPANMISAGSPGQGERAPCDAAVAEWNVELDVQPGCEGRETKQVPPVSNKAVGEANEFSALHFPQKLWKVVESLQFQSIWWSADGKCVAINEGLFKEEVLGGGRPQQVFGMNSMKSFLRQTNLYGFTKQRQDFQRSASLPEFLAEEAAASAHSQILYYYNPTFHRDHPHLLASCKRRVGVRRRALDAPAVDEGHPSRSPGAQPAGDTQAPPKRWAEAPPSLSSSIPPPPPAAAPTIPEPAGAAGSQRF; encoded by the exons ATGTCCCATTGGTGCCCCCGGTCACCTGGCACCAGTCGGCCTTCGCTTGCTGACTGGCAGGACAAGGCCAGGCTGCTCATGGCGATGGACAGCGAGGAAAACTTTTGTCCAACTGggacagaagaaatgaaaaggcaggaaTCTCCCGCAGAAATACCATCAATTtctgctccagctgtgctggGGTATCCAGCCAACATGATTTCTGCTGGCTCTCCAGGACAGGGGGAAAGAGCACCCTGCGACGCTGCCGTAGCAGAGTGGAATGTGGAGCTGGATGTCCAACCTGGCTGTGAGGGACGTGAGACCAAGCAAGTCCCTCCTGTTTCCAACAAGGCAGTGGGTGAAGCCAATGAGTTCTCAGCACTCCACTTCCCTCAGAAGCTTTGGAAGGTGGTGGAAAGCCTCCAGTTTCAATCCATTTGGTGGAGCGCGGATGGAAAATGTGTTGCCATCAATGAAGGACTCTTCAAAGAGGAGGTGCTGGGTGGGGGAAGACCTCAACAAGTTTTTGGAATGAACAGCATGAAGAGTTTCCTTCGGCAGACGAACCTGTACGGCTTCACCAAACAGCGACAGGATTTCCAACGATCTGCCTCCCTGCCCGAATTCCtggcagaagaagcagcagcttctgctcacAGCCAG atACTCTACTACTACAACCCCACCTTCCACAGAGACCATCCCCACCTGCTGGCAAGCTGCAAGAGGAGGGTTGGCGTCAGACGCAGAGCCCTGGACGCCCCAGCGGTGGATGAAGGGCACCCCTCCAGAAGCCCGGGTGCTCAGCCTGCAGGGGACACGCAGGCACCCCCCAAGCGATGGGCTGAAGCACCtcccagcctcagcagcagcatccctccgcctcccccggcagctgcTCCCACCATCCCAGAGCCTGCCGGAGCAGCGGGCAGCCAGAG gttttag
- the LOC134521647 gene encoding heat shock transcription factor, X-linked-like isoform X1, translated as MSHWCPRSPGTSRPSLADWQDKARLLMAMDSEENFCPTGTEEMKRQESPAEIPSISAPAVLGYPANMISAGSPGQGERAPCDAAVAEWNVELDVQPGCEGRETKQVPPVSNKAVGEANEFSALHFPQKLWKVVESLQFQSIWWSADGKCVAINEGLFKEEVLGGGRPQQVFGMNSMKSFLRQTNLYGFTKQRQDFQRSASLPEFLAEEAAASAHSQILYYYNPTFHRDHPHLLASCKRRVGVRRRALDAPAVDEGHPSRSPGAQPAGDTQAPPKRWAEAPPSLSSSIPPPPPAAAPTIPEPAGAAGSQRLIPLALFFVPPPISQASEGLQHAAPAPLCFAMPMLAAASALLGPRPPHCPTCTCTPNPAGGPQCCKS; from the exons ATGTCCCATTGGTGCCCCCGGTCACCTGGCACCAGTCGGCCTTCGCTTGCTGACTGGCAGGACAAGGCCAGGCTGCTCATGGCGATGGACAGCGAGGAAAACTTTTGTCCAACTGggacagaagaaatgaaaaggcaggaaTCTCCCGCAGAAATACCATCAATTtctgctccagctgtgctggGGTATCCAGCCAACATGATTTCTGCTGGCTCTCCAGGACAGGGGGAAAGAGCACCCTGCGACGCTGCCGTAGCAGAGTGGAATGTGGAGCTGGATGTCCAACCTGGCTGTGAGGGACGTGAGACCAAGCAAGTCCCTCCTGTTTCCAACAAGGCAGTGGGTGAAGCCAATGAGTTCTCAGCACTCCACTTCCCTCAGAAGCTTTGGAAGGTGGTGGAAAGCCTCCAGTTTCAATCCATTTGGTGGAGCGCGGATGGAAAATGTGTTGCCATCAATGAAGGACTCTTCAAAGAGGAGGTGCTGGGTGGGGGAAGACCTCAACAAGTTTTTGGAATGAACAGCATGAAGAGTTTCCTTCGGCAGACGAACCTGTACGGCTTCACCAAACAGCGACAGGATTTCCAACGATCTGCCTCCCTGCCCGAATTCCtggcagaagaagcagcagcttctgctcacAGCCAG atACTCTACTACTACAACCCCACCTTCCACAGAGACCATCCCCACCTGCTGGCAAGCTGCAAGAGGAGGGTTGGCGTCAGACGCAGAGCCCTGGACGCCCCAGCGGTGGATGAAGGGCACCCCTCCAGAAGCCCGGGTGCTCAGCCTGCAGGGGACACGCAGGCACCCCCCAAGCGATGGGCTGAAGCACCtcccagcctcagcagcagcatccctccgcctcccccggcagctgcTCCCACCATCCCAGAGCCTGCCGGAGCAGCGGGCAGCCAGAGGTTGATCCCTCTGGCCCTCTTCTTTGTGCCACCACCCATCAGCCAAGCCTCGGAGGGTCTCCAGCAtgctgctccagctcctctgtgctttgcAATGCCCAtgctggcagcagcctcagctctgctggggccaaggccaccccactgccccacCTGCACCTGCACCCCCAACCCTGCAGGTGGACCCCAGTGTTGCAAATCCTAG